DNA sequence from the Malus domestica chromosome 11, GDT2T_hap1 genome:
TGATACCCAATCCTTCTCATCCCTAATCCTTCATATTCATATTCCTTATTATACTCGTATCATACAAGAACATGCCATTAGAAGAGTTATAAAATTttagatgtattcaattaggaattatttttttaatacattcgATATTAactacactaagggggtggaGGACTGGGCTAAACTCAGTTAATAGTTTTAGTTAAAAAATTTCCTTTGCCGAAAATAAAATCTAAAACATCTcaattacaaatgaagagaaaacTACTATTGATTTTAAAAGAAAGGATCAACCAAGCAGCTATTTGTCTTATGCTTCCACGTGGCAAATACCTAGGGCTGAGACGATGCCAGTTGGTTCTTATTAGGATGACTTAATCTAATTGTCAGCTTCGTTTTTCTCATTTATGTGAGTACTAATTACATTATAACAGATGAAACCATATTACCAGGGTGGACTCTGTTGTCGGGCTTCGGCGGACTTGCTCATAAGATTGATCAAATTATATCTCTACATTCAAAGTCTTACCAAGACTTTGGCTGTCGAATGGCAATATATTTATAACACTACAGATACCATTTGGCTGCAGCCTGTTCGGCCGAAACCCTAGCAAAGACGCCACAAGTGATAAACAAATGTTGAAATGGAAAAGTTGGAATCAATCAAACGTTAAAGTGGTGATGTTTAGACAAGTTTGTCATTGTCAATGAGAATTCTCTTAATACAATTATGGCATACAATTAATCATTATTCATTGATAacacatgcatgcatgttttaattttattcaagAATTCAAATTTGGCACCATTCCAATTAAGGCtggaaaaaattatcaaaatacccGAACTTGACCCGAAAAATCTCAAACCCGAACATTCCCAAAACTCAGTACGGAAATCGGGACATGATCACCGATTTTTGgaaaactgaattttttttgtttgattttggttagtttttcttcttcctgaattgtttggtttcggttttctATTGGGTTACTGAACCGAAATCAGCCCTAAGTCTAATATTAAAAAGAGAcgtatcattaaaattcaaattttaatattaagAAGAGACCTATCACTAGATCAAAAATTAGTTAATATGTTTGtacacatgcatgcatgatcATTTATGATGTTGTCAATAATATGTATAGATGTGTAATTTTTGCAAATAATTTAGGCGTACAGAAAGAGGTCATTAATATCTCATGTCACAATTGCTATAAAAATAACCCCTTTTGTTCTCTTTATAATCTCGAAGAGCAAGATCTTATATAATTTGAACTATCAAGTATCAACTGCTAAACAACAACACCACaccacaccccccccccccctcccccaaaAAATGGAACTTATTTTTAGCAATAACTTTTTGCCATGATCGATAtaacaagaaaacaaagaacCAGACTGAAGTCATCATATCAAGTTGATTCAAAATCATCTGTACGTGAATTATTTATCAATATGTGTCGATTGTCTAACAGTTGTTATCACTTCATCCCAAATAGAAAAAGGGAAagtgaagaaagaaaaaaatacattACATATACATGGATTATATATTAGTATATACTAGCGTTTTGATTTTATATGTGTTCTAGATTCTctatatattaatatatgttGTAATTTAAAGCATATGTGATTAATTAGTTCCACCATGAAACACCAGAAGGCAAAACAAGTTggaaataaatataaaagaaaagatacAAACTAATTTTGTTGGTTTCTTTAAACGTATCCAAACATATAATAAATACACCATAATATACCAAAAACCAATAGAGAAGTGATATTTATAAATTAAgaccaaaatatactaaattAGAGAGTAACCAGTCTAGTTTAATTGActaagttttgaatttttttttttttttgtccttggTACAATTAAAATTCATAGCATGCTATGACTATATAAAGAAATTAACGGaaagtgctattcacacacctaaTTTTATCACCCACACacatttgttatttttttgtcattgatcGTCTTCAAATCATTCGATCTAACAGTTAAAATTTGAGAAGAGTgtgtaagaaataaaaacagATGTGTAGATAGCACTACCCAAATTAAATTGTTTAGAGCATGGTACGTAATTTCCAGGTTATTAATATCTAGAATGCAGGCCTTCCTTCTCtcccaaaattaatatataattcttCACTACCAACAAGTTGACCCATCtctcaacctctctctctccctttctgtatctctctcttctctctttttcagttaattgtttggttttggcaatGGAGTCTAATCAGGCAAATCAAGAAAATTCAGACCAGGTGATGACATCGGATGATCAACAACAAGAAGGTGCAAGCAAACAAGCAGCAAAGTCGTATGAATGCAATTTTTGTAAAAGAGGGTTTTCTAATGCACAAGCTTTAGGAGGGCACATGAACATTCACCGAAAAGACAAAGCCAAGCTCAAGCAAGTCTCCTCATCTAATACTGTTGAAACTAAACACCAACACcaacaccaacaacaacaaaaacttttggACATCCCAAAGATGCCATCCTCGTACTCTCCAATACTCCCTACCATCAATTCTTTGCAACACGATAAGCCTATTGGTCATGATATTGATAGAAGCACAACAAGGGCACCATGGCCTTGGTTTCTCGATGAAGAAAGCGACACAACCATCCAACAACTCCCACTATTTTCTCAAACACCATCACATAACATACATCATCAAAATCCAGGTATACCACAAGTTCATGGGGATCAAAGTGAAAAGAGTTTGCAGTTATCAGGTTCGCAGTTAGACCTTGAGCTTAGACTAGGACCTGAGCCTCAAAATTCATCGTCATCAACGGAAAATACTACAAGAAAGTTCTTTTGATGAGTCTGAATTTACTCTATTTCAATCCCGGTATCGTTAATCTCTTTCATGTTTATACATTTTAactcatttattaatttatattgttGATTCATAATTTATGGGCGTTGTGTATAGAATTTCACATTTGAATTCGTACATAATTAACCTTTTGTTGGGAAGGGTTCAATTTGACAGTTCAAATCTTCAATataaagaaaatctgaaaattttccagattttatatatttctgAGTTTCAAAGCGCATGCACCTTGACTGAATTATATACATTATTTAGCCTTAAGGATCGATCAAGCAACTGAAACTAGTGATTCGGTGAAGAGAATTATAAAACTCCCTTTTAGTGATTGATAGACCGTGTTTATAAATACCTTGAATCAGTATgcaaggaaaaatgaaaaagctATATGCCTTTGTTGTGTAGAACTTAGGGTTTACAAATGTCCGATGTTGCTGAAGACATTTGACATAACCCTAGCCAGATACATGTAGCCAAGGCTTATGCGCGCTTTATGATTGCGCACATCTCATGACTTGCCAATTCGTACTTCCACAAGCTACTCGCTGTCCCATTAATTCTCGTTTTTTGTACAGGAGGGGAGGAGATATAGGAAGAGTTAATTCCATGATCTTCAAATTAAGCAAAAGGATGCATATTAAGAGAAAGACCGAGTTGGTGCTTTGGATGTGAAAAAATTAGTCATATGCTTAGTAATGTAGCCGATATTAGTATCTAATGCATGGACTAATTAATTTGATTATGTCTGTCGTAAGTTTTTccgattttctttttcttggccCATACATATCAAATACTACATTGTGCAAATAATGTTGTCAATATATATGGTGTAATTAAAATACTCAGCATCTTATGTCTGAACacccttctttctctctcactctctctctctctatacatGTGTGTGTACTTATATACATTTTgagatgttaatttttttacgATTAATCATTTTAATTGGCAAGCA
Encoded proteins:
- the LOC103447504 gene encoding transcriptional regulator TAC1; translation: MESNQANQENSDQVMTSDDQQQEGASKQAAKSYECNFCKRGFSNAQALGGHMNIHRKDKAKLKQVSSSNTVETKHQHQHQQQQKLLDIPKMPSSYSPILPTINSLQHDKPIGHDIDRSTTRAPWPWFLDEESDTTIQQLPLFSQTPSHNIHHQNPGIPQVHGDQSEKSLQLSGSQLDLELRLGPEPQNSSSSTENTTRKFF